The following proteins are encoded in a genomic region of Cricetulus griseus strain 17A/GY chromosome 7, alternate assembly CriGri-PICRH-1.0, whole genome shotgun sequence:
- the P4ha2 gene encoding prolyl 4-hydroxylase subunit alpha-2 isoform X1 — protein sequence MHFSARKAHCSSCPYSTRILQMRRNAICWAQALRLLVQGKSMSLWNLGPCQWSHSKCIKILPFPIMKLQVLVMLMSWFGVLSWVQAEFFTSIGHMTDLIYAEKDLVQSLKEYILAEEAKLSKIKSWASKMEALTSKSSADPEGYLAHPVNAYKLVKRLNTDWPALGDLVLQDSAAGFVANLSVQRQFFPTDEDESGAARALMRLQDTYKLDPDTISRGELPGTKYQAMLSVDDCFGMGRSAYNEGDYYHTVLWMEQVLKQLDAGEEATITKSLVLDYLSYAVFQLGDLHRAVELTRRLLSLDPSHERAGGNLRYFERLLEEEREKSLFNQTEAGLATQENVYERPVDYLPERDVYESLCRGEGVKLTPQRQKKLFCRYHHGNRVPQLLIAPFKEEDEWDSPHIVRYYDVMSDEEIERIKEIAKPKLARATVRDPKTGVLTVASYRVSKSSWLEEDDDPVVARVNRRMQHITGLTVKTAELLQVANYGMGGQYEPHFDFSRSDEQDAFKRLGTGNRVATFLNYMSDVEAGGATVFPDLGAAIWPKKGTAVFWYNLLRSGEGDYRTRHAACPVLVGCKWVSNKWFHERGQEFLRPCGTTEVD from the exons ATACTGCCCTTTCCGATCATGAAGCTCCAGGTATTGGTGATGCTGATGTCCTGGTTTGGTGTCCTGAGCTGGGTGCAGGCAGAATTCTTCACCTCTATTG GGCACATGACTGACCTGATTTATGCAGAGAAGGACCTCGTTCAGTCTCTGAAGGAGTACATCCTTGCGGAGGAAGCCAAGCTCTCCAAGATTAAGAG ctgggccagcaagatggaaGCTCTAACCAGCAAGTCATCGGCTGACCCTGAGGGTTACCTGGCTCATCCTGTGAATGCCTATAAGCTGGTGAAGCGGTTGAACACAGACTGGCCTGCACTGGGTGACCTTGTCCTGCAGGACTCAGCTGCAG GTTTTGTCGCCAACCTCTCGGTGCAGCGGCAGTTTTTCCCCACTGATGAGGATGAGTCTGGAGCCGCCAGAGCGCTGATGAGACTTCAGGACACCTACAAACTGGACCCAGACACAATTTCCAGAGGGGAACTTCCAG GAACAAAGTACCAGGCCATGCTGAGTGTGGATGACTGCTTTGGCATGGGCCGCTCAGCCTACAATGAAGGAGATTATTATCATACTGTGCTGTGGATGGAGCAGGTGCTGAAACAGCTCGATGCTGGGGAAGAGGCCACCATAACAAAATCCCTGGTGCTGGACTACCTGAGCTATGCTGTCTTCCAACTGGGAGACCTGCACCGTGCTGTGGAGCTCACCCGCCGCCTGCTCTCTCTTG ACCCAAGCCATGAACGAGCTGGCGGGAATCTGCGGTACTTTGAGCGACTgttagaggaagaaagagaaaaatccttGTTCAATCAGACAGAAGCTGGACTAGCGACCCAGGAAAACGTGTATGAGAGGCCCGTGGACTACCTCCCTGAGAGGGATGTGTATGAGAGCCTGTGCCGTGGGGAGGGCGTCAAACTG ACCCCCCAGAGGCAGAAGAAGCTTTTCTGTAGGTACCATCATGGTAACAGGGTGCCACAGCTCCTCATCGCCCCCTTCAAAGAGGAAGATGAGTGGGACAGCCCGCACATTGTCAGATACTATGATGTGATGTCGGATGAAGAAATTGAGAGGATCAAGGAAATCGCGAAGCCCAAA ctcGCAAGAGCCACTGTCCGTGATCCCAAGACAGGTGTCCTCACTGTTGCCAGCTACAGAGTTTCCAAAAG CTCCTGGCTAGAGGAGGATGATGACCCTGTTGTGGCCCGAGTCAACCGTCGGATGCAGCATATCACAGGGTTGACAGTGAAGACTGCAGAACTATTGCAG GTCGCAAACTATGGAATGGGAGGGCAGTACGAACCACACTTTGACTTCTCTAGG AGCGATGAGCAAGATGCTTTCAAGCGTTTAGGGACTGGGAATCGTGTGGCCACATTCCTAAACTAC ATGAGTGATGTAGAAGCTGGAGGTGCCACTGTCTTCCCTGACTTGGGAGCTGCAATTTGGCCCAAGAAG GGCACAGCTGTATTCTGGTACAACCTTCTGCGGAGTGGGGAAGGTGACTATCGAACGAGACATGCTGCCTGCCCTGTGCTCGTGGGCTGCAAGTGGG TCTCCAATAAGTGGTTCCATGAAAGAGGACAAGAGTTCTTGAGGCCTTGTGGAACGACAGAAGTTGATTGA
- the P4ha2 gene encoding prolyl 4-hydroxylase subunit alpha-2 isoform X3 → MQFAGPRPSGYWFRILPFPIMKLQVLVMLMSWFGVLSWVQAEFFTSIGHMTDLIYAEKDLVQSLKEYILAEEAKLSKIKSWASKMEALTSKSSADPEGYLAHPVNAYKLVKRLNTDWPALGDLVLQDSAAGFVANLSVQRQFFPTDEDESGAARALMRLQDTYKLDPDTISRGELPGTKYQAMLSVDDCFGMGRSAYNEGDYYHTVLWMEQVLKQLDAGEEATITKSLVLDYLSYAVFQLGDLHRAVELTRRLLSLDPSHERAGGNLRYFERLLEEEREKSLFNQTEAGLATQENVYERPVDYLPERDVYESLCRGEGVKLTPQRQKKLFCRYHHGNRVPQLLIAPFKEEDEWDSPHIVRYYDVMSDEEIERIKEIAKPKLARATVRDPKTGVLTVASYRVSKSSWLEEDDDPVVARVNRRMQHITGLTVKTAELLQVANYGMGGQYEPHFDFSRSDEQDAFKRLGTGNRVATFLNYMSDVEAGGATVFPDLGAAIWPKKGTAVFWYNLLRSGEGDYRTRHAACPVLVGCKWVSNKWFHERGQEFLRPCGTTEVD, encoded by the exons ATACTGCCCTTTCCGATCATGAAGCTCCAGGTATTGGTGATGCTGATGTCCTGGTTTGGTGTCCTGAGCTGGGTGCAGGCAGAATTCTTCACCTCTATTG GGCACATGACTGACCTGATTTATGCAGAGAAGGACCTCGTTCAGTCTCTGAAGGAGTACATCCTTGCGGAGGAAGCCAAGCTCTCCAAGATTAAGAG ctgggccagcaagatggaaGCTCTAACCAGCAAGTCATCGGCTGACCCTGAGGGTTACCTGGCTCATCCTGTGAATGCCTATAAGCTGGTGAAGCGGTTGAACACAGACTGGCCTGCACTGGGTGACCTTGTCCTGCAGGACTCAGCTGCAG GTTTTGTCGCCAACCTCTCGGTGCAGCGGCAGTTTTTCCCCACTGATGAGGATGAGTCTGGAGCCGCCAGAGCGCTGATGAGACTTCAGGACACCTACAAACTGGACCCAGACACAATTTCCAGAGGGGAACTTCCAG GAACAAAGTACCAGGCCATGCTGAGTGTGGATGACTGCTTTGGCATGGGCCGCTCAGCCTACAATGAAGGAGATTATTATCATACTGTGCTGTGGATGGAGCAGGTGCTGAAACAGCTCGATGCTGGGGAAGAGGCCACCATAACAAAATCCCTGGTGCTGGACTACCTGAGCTATGCTGTCTTCCAACTGGGAGACCTGCACCGTGCTGTGGAGCTCACCCGCCGCCTGCTCTCTCTTG ACCCAAGCCATGAACGAGCTGGCGGGAATCTGCGGTACTTTGAGCGACTgttagaggaagaaagagaaaaatccttGTTCAATCAGACAGAAGCTGGACTAGCGACCCAGGAAAACGTGTATGAGAGGCCCGTGGACTACCTCCCTGAGAGGGATGTGTATGAGAGCCTGTGCCGTGGGGAGGGCGTCAAACTG ACCCCCCAGAGGCAGAAGAAGCTTTTCTGTAGGTACCATCATGGTAACAGGGTGCCACAGCTCCTCATCGCCCCCTTCAAAGAGGAAGATGAGTGGGACAGCCCGCACATTGTCAGATACTATGATGTGATGTCGGATGAAGAAATTGAGAGGATCAAGGAAATCGCGAAGCCCAAA ctcGCAAGAGCCACTGTCCGTGATCCCAAGACAGGTGTCCTCACTGTTGCCAGCTACAGAGTTTCCAAAAG CTCCTGGCTAGAGGAGGATGATGACCCTGTTGTGGCCCGAGTCAACCGTCGGATGCAGCATATCACAGGGTTGACAGTGAAGACTGCAGAACTATTGCAG GTCGCAAACTATGGAATGGGAGGGCAGTACGAACCACACTTTGACTTCTCTAGG AGCGATGAGCAAGATGCTTTCAAGCGTTTAGGGACTGGGAATCGTGTGGCCACATTCCTAAACTAC ATGAGTGATGTAGAAGCTGGAGGTGCCACTGTCTTCCCTGACTTGGGAGCTGCAATTTGGCCCAAGAAG GGCACAGCTGTATTCTGGTACAACCTTCTGCGGAGTGGGGAAGGTGACTATCGAACGAGACATGCTGCCTGCCCTGTGCTCGTGGGCTGCAAGTGGG TCTCCAATAAGTGGTTCCATGAAAGAGGACAAGAGTTCTTGAGGCCTTGTGGAACGACAGAAGTTGATTGA
- the P4ha2 gene encoding prolyl 4-hydroxylase subunit alpha-2 isoform X5, whose translation MHFSARKAHCSSCPYSTRILQMRRNAICWAQALRLLVQGKSMSLWNLGPCQWSHSKCIKILPFPIMKLQVLVMLMSWFGVLSWVQAEFFTSIGHMTDLIYAEKDLVQSLKEYILAEEAKLSKIKSWASKMEALTSKSSADPEGYLAHPVNAYKLVKRLNTDWPALGDLVLQDSAAGFVANLSVQRQFFPTDEDESGAARALMRLQDTYKLDPDTISRGELPGTKYQAMLSVDDCFGMGRSAYNEGDYYHTVLWMEQVLKQLDAGEEATITKSLVLDYLSYAVFQLGDLHRAVELTRRLLSLDPSHERAGGNLRYFERLLEEEREKSLFNQTEAGLATQENVYERPVDYLPERDVYESLCRGEGVKLTPQRQKKLFCRYHHGNRVPQLLIAPFKEEDEWDSPHIVRYYDVMSDEEIERIKEIAKPKLARATVRDPKTGVLTVASYRVSKSSWLEEDDDPVVARVNRRMQHITGLTVKTAELLQVANYGMGGQYEPHFDFSRRPFDSGLKTEGNRLATFLNYSDEQDAFKRLGTGNRVATFLNYMSDVEAGGATVFPDLGAAIWPKKGTAVFWYNLLRSGEGDYRTRHAACPVLVGCKWVSNKWFHERGQEFLRPCGTTEVD comes from the exons ATACTGCCCTTTCCGATCATGAAGCTCCAGGTATTGGTGATGCTGATGTCCTGGTTTGGTGTCCTGAGCTGGGTGCAGGCAGAATTCTTCACCTCTATTG GGCACATGACTGACCTGATTTATGCAGAGAAGGACCTCGTTCAGTCTCTGAAGGAGTACATCCTTGCGGAGGAAGCCAAGCTCTCCAAGATTAAGAG ctgggccagcaagatggaaGCTCTAACCAGCAAGTCATCGGCTGACCCTGAGGGTTACCTGGCTCATCCTGTGAATGCCTATAAGCTGGTGAAGCGGTTGAACACAGACTGGCCTGCACTGGGTGACCTTGTCCTGCAGGACTCAGCTGCAG GTTTTGTCGCCAACCTCTCGGTGCAGCGGCAGTTTTTCCCCACTGATGAGGATGAGTCTGGAGCCGCCAGAGCGCTGATGAGACTTCAGGACACCTACAAACTGGACCCAGACACAATTTCCAGAGGGGAACTTCCAG GAACAAAGTACCAGGCCATGCTGAGTGTGGATGACTGCTTTGGCATGGGCCGCTCAGCCTACAATGAAGGAGATTATTATCATACTGTGCTGTGGATGGAGCAGGTGCTGAAACAGCTCGATGCTGGGGAAGAGGCCACCATAACAAAATCCCTGGTGCTGGACTACCTGAGCTATGCTGTCTTCCAACTGGGAGACCTGCACCGTGCTGTGGAGCTCACCCGCCGCCTGCTCTCTCTTG ACCCAAGCCATGAACGAGCTGGCGGGAATCTGCGGTACTTTGAGCGACTgttagaggaagaaagagaaaaatccttGTTCAATCAGACAGAAGCTGGACTAGCGACCCAGGAAAACGTGTATGAGAGGCCCGTGGACTACCTCCCTGAGAGGGATGTGTATGAGAGCCTGTGCCGTGGGGAGGGCGTCAAACTG ACCCCCCAGAGGCAGAAGAAGCTTTTCTGTAGGTACCATCATGGTAACAGGGTGCCACAGCTCCTCATCGCCCCCTTCAAAGAGGAAGATGAGTGGGACAGCCCGCACATTGTCAGATACTATGATGTGATGTCGGATGAAGAAATTGAGAGGATCAAGGAAATCGCGAAGCCCAAA ctcGCAAGAGCCACTGTCCGTGATCCCAAGACAGGTGTCCTCACTGTTGCCAGCTACAGAGTTTCCAAAAG CTCCTGGCTAGAGGAGGATGATGACCCTGTTGTGGCCCGAGTCAACCGTCGGATGCAGCATATCACAGGGTTGACAGTGAAGACTGCAGAACTATTGCAG GTCGCAAACTATGGAATGGGAGGGCAGTACGAACCACACTTTGACTTCTCTAGG CGACCTTTTGACAGCGGCCTCAAAACGGAGGGGAATAGGTTAGCCACGTTTCTTAACTAT AGCGATGAGCAAGATGCTTTCAAGCGTTTAGGGACTGGGAATCGTGTGGCCACATTCCTAAACTAC ATGAGTGATGTAGAAGCTGGAGGTGCCACTGTCTTCCCTGACTTGGGAGCTGCAATTTGGCCCAAGAAG GGCACAGCTGTATTCTGGTACAACCTTCTGCGGAGTGGGGAAGGTGACTATCGAACGAGACATGCTGCCTGCCCTGTGCTCGTGGGCTGCAAGTGGG TCTCCAATAAGTGGTTCCATGAAAGAGGACAAGAGTTCTTGAGGCCTTGTGGAACGACAGAAGTTGATTGA
- the P4ha2 gene encoding prolyl 4-hydroxylase subunit alpha-2 isoform X4 — MKLQVLVMLMSWFGVLSWVQAEFFTSIGHMTDLIYAEKDLVQSLKEYILAEEAKLSKIKSWASKMEALTSKSSADPEGYLAHPVNAYKLVKRLNTDWPALGDLVLQDSAAGFVANLSVQRQFFPTDEDESGAARALMRLQDTYKLDPDTISRGELPGTKYQAMLSVDDCFGMGRSAYNEGDYYHTVLWMEQVLKQLDAGEEATITKSLVLDYLSYAVFQLGDLHRAVELTRRLLSLDPSHERAGGNLRYFERLLEEEREKSLFNQTEAGLATQENVYERPVDYLPERDVYESLCRGEGVKLTPQRQKKLFCRYHHGNRVPQLLIAPFKEEDEWDSPHIVRYYDVMSDEEIERIKEIAKPKLARATVRDPKTGVLTVASYRVSKSSWLEEDDDPVVARVNRRMQHITGLTVKTAELLQVANYGMGGQYEPHFDFSRSDEQDAFKRLGTGNRVATFLNYMSDVEAGGATVFPDLGAAIWPKKGTAVFWYNLLRSGEGDYRTRHAACPVLVGCKWVSNKWFHERGQEFLRPCGTTEVD; from the exons ATGAAGCTCCAGGTATTGGTGATGCTGATGTCCTGGTTTGGTGTCCTGAGCTGGGTGCAGGCAGAATTCTTCACCTCTATTG GGCACATGACTGACCTGATTTATGCAGAGAAGGACCTCGTTCAGTCTCTGAAGGAGTACATCCTTGCGGAGGAAGCCAAGCTCTCCAAGATTAAGAG ctgggccagcaagatggaaGCTCTAACCAGCAAGTCATCGGCTGACCCTGAGGGTTACCTGGCTCATCCTGTGAATGCCTATAAGCTGGTGAAGCGGTTGAACACAGACTGGCCTGCACTGGGTGACCTTGTCCTGCAGGACTCAGCTGCAG GTTTTGTCGCCAACCTCTCGGTGCAGCGGCAGTTTTTCCCCACTGATGAGGATGAGTCTGGAGCCGCCAGAGCGCTGATGAGACTTCAGGACACCTACAAACTGGACCCAGACACAATTTCCAGAGGGGAACTTCCAG GAACAAAGTACCAGGCCATGCTGAGTGTGGATGACTGCTTTGGCATGGGCCGCTCAGCCTACAATGAAGGAGATTATTATCATACTGTGCTGTGGATGGAGCAGGTGCTGAAACAGCTCGATGCTGGGGAAGAGGCCACCATAACAAAATCCCTGGTGCTGGACTACCTGAGCTATGCTGTCTTCCAACTGGGAGACCTGCACCGTGCTGTGGAGCTCACCCGCCGCCTGCTCTCTCTTG ACCCAAGCCATGAACGAGCTGGCGGGAATCTGCGGTACTTTGAGCGACTgttagaggaagaaagagaaaaatccttGTTCAATCAGACAGAAGCTGGACTAGCGACCCAGGAAAACGTGTATGAGAGGCCCGTGGACTACCTCCCTGAGAGGGATGTGTATGAGAGCCTGTGCCGTGGGGAGGGCGTCAAACTG ACCCCCCAGAGGCAGAAGAAGCTTTTCTGTAGGTACCATCATGGTAACAGGGTGCCACAGCTCCTCATCGCCCCCTTCAAAGAGGAAGATGAGTGGGACAGCCCGCACATTGTCAGATACTATGATGTGATGTCGGATGAAGAAATTGAGAGGATCAAGGAAATCGCGAAGCCCAAA ctcGCAAGAGCCACTGTCCGTGATCCCAAGACAGGTGTCCTCACTGTTGCCAGCTACAGAGTTTCCAAAAG CTCCTGGCTAGAGGAGGATGATGACCCTGTTGTGGCCCGAGTCAACCGTCGGATGCAGCATATCACAGGGTTGACAGTGAAGACTGCAGAACTATTGCAG GTCGCAAACTATGGAATGGGAGGGCAGTACGAACCACACTTTGACTTCTCTAGG AGCGATGAGCAAGATGCTTTCAAGCGTTTAGGGACTGGGAATCGTGTGGCCACATTCCTAAACTAC ATGAGTGATGTAGAAGCTGGAGGTGCCACTGTCTTCCCTGACTTGGGAGCTGCAATTTGGCCCAAGAAG GGCACAGCTGTATTCTGGTACAACCTTCTGCGGAGTGGGGAAGGTGACTATCGAACGAGACATGCTGCCTGCCCTGTGCTCGTGGGCTGCAAGTGGG TCTCCAATAAGTGGTTCCATGAAAGAGGACAAGAGTTCTTGAGGCCTTGTGGAACGACAGAAGTTGATTGA
- the P4ha2 gene encoding prolyl 4-hydroxylase subunit alpha-2 isoform X2 → MHFSARKAHCSSCPYSTRILQMRRNAICWAQALRLLVQGKSMSLWNLGPCQWSHSKCIKILPFPIMKLQVLVMLMSWFGVLSWVQAEFFTSIGHMTDLIYAEKDLVQSLKEYILAEEAKLSKIKSWASKMEALTSKSSADPEGYLAHPVNAYKLVKRLNTDWPALGDLVLQDSAAGFVANLSVQRQFFPTDEDESGAARALMRLQDTYKLDPDTISRGELPGTKYQAMLSVDDCFGMGRSAYNEGDYYHTVLWMEQVLKQLDAGEEATITKSLVLDYLSYAVFQLGDLHRAVELTRRLLSLDPSHERAGGNLRYFERLLEEEREKSLFNQTEAGLATQENVYERPVDYLPERDVYESLCRGEGVKLTPQRQKKLFCRYHHGNRVPQLLIAPFKEEDEWDSPHIVRYYDVMSDEEIERIKEIAKPKLARATVRDPKTGVLTVASYRVSKSSWLEEDDDPVVARVNRRMQHITGLTVKTAELLQVANYGMGGQYEPHFDFSRRPFDSGLKTEGNRLATFLNYMSDVEAGGATVFPDLGAAIWPKKGTAVFWYNLLRSGEGDYRTRHAACPVLVGCKWVSNKWFHERGQEFLRPCGTTEVD, encoded by the exons ATACTGCCCTTTCCGATCATGAAGCTCCAGGTATTGGTGATGCTGATGTCCTGGTTTGGTGTCCTGAGCTGGGTGCAGGCAGAATTCTTCACCTCTATTG GGCACATGACTGACCTGATTTATGCAGAGAAGGACCTCGTTCAGTCTCTGAAGGAGTACATCCTTGCGGAGGAAGCCAAGCTCTCCAAGATTAAGAG ctgggccagcaagatggaaGCTCTAACCAGCAAGTCATCGGCTGACCCTGAGGGTTACCTGGCTCATCCTGTGAATGCCTATAAGCTGGTGAAGCGGTTGAACACAGACTGGCCTGCACTGGGTGACCTTGTCCTGCAGGACTCAGCTGCAG GTTTTGTCGCCAACCTCTCGGTGCAGCGGCAGTTTTTCCCCACTGATGAGGATGAGTCTGGAGCCGCCAGAGCGCTGATGAGACTTCAGGACACCTACAAACTGGACCCAGACACAATTTCCAGAGGGGAACTTCCAG GAACAAAGTACCAGGCCATGCTGAGTGTGGATGACTGCTTTGGCATGGGCCGCTCAGCCTACAATGAAGGAGATTATTATCATACTGTGCTGTGGATGGAGCAGGTGCTGAAACAGCTCGATGCTGGGGAAGAGGCCACCATAACAAAATCCCTGGTGCTGGACTACCTGAGCTATGCTGTCTTCCAACTGGGAGACCTGCACCGTGCTGTGGAGCTCACCCGCCGCCTGCTCTCTCTTG ACCCAAGCCATGAACGAGCTGGCGGGAATCTGCGGTACTTTGAGCGACTgttagaggaagaaagagaaaaatccttGTTCAATCAGACAGAAGCTGGACTAGCGACCCAGGAAAACGTGTATGAGAGGCCCGTGGACTACCTCCCTGAGAGGGATGTGTATGAGAGCCTGTGCCGTGGGGAGGGCGTCAAACTG ACCCCCCAGAGGCAGAAGAAGCTTTTCTGTAGGTACCATCATGGTAACAGGGTGCCACAGCTCCTCATCGCCCCCTTCAAAGAGGAAGATGAGTGGGACAGCCCGCACATTGTCAGATACTATGATGTGATGTCGGATGAAGAAATTGAGAGGATCAAGGAAATCGCGAAGCCCAAA ctcGCAAGAGCCACTGTCCGTGATCCCAAGACAGGTGTCCTCACTGTTGCCAGCTACAGAGTTTCCAAAAG CTCCTGGCTAGAGGAGGATGATGACCCTGTTGTGGCCCGAGTCAACCGTCGGATGCAGCATATCACAGGGTTGACAGTGAAGACTGCAGAACTATTGCAG GTCGCAAACTATGGAATGGGAGGGCAGTACGAACCACACTTTGACTTCTCTAGG CGACCTTTTGACAGCGGCCTCAAAACGGAGGGGAATAGGTTAGCCACGTTTCTTAACTAT ATGAGTGATGTAGAAGCTGGAGGTGCCACTGTCTTCCCTGACTTGGGAGCTGCAATTTGGCCCAAGAAG GGCACAGCTGTATTCTGGTACAACCTTCTGCGGAGTGGGGAAGGTGACTATCGAACGAGACATGCTGCCTGCCCTGTGCTCGTGGGCTGCAAGTGGG TCTCCAATAAGTGGTTCCATGAAAGAGGACAAGAGTTCTTGAGGCCTTGTGGAACGACAGAAGTTGATTGA